One window from the genome of Sulfodiicoccus acidiphilus encodes:
- a CDS encoding glycosyltransferase family 4 protein translates to MSPTTVIVASMRVKLIATRNRVDGKFRTAISLRLQHPPGDVEYEVFEGYPRLPPTFNGYERSWRTAINWTLRFATQPLIPVRGEVVHSFFLDNLYIPRGKWVTELDQPISTFFTEYAKLSGLSKRVGELLFRTLNRRAVVVTWTEWSADGLKADGLEDVRIIPPPMETGFRRPHSKSTILFVGLDYDRKGGEVAEHVFLSIGKEHRKIWIGQPRRRLKDVEYVNPLPRERLRELLMETDVLLFPSQVEAYGFTMLEAMSVGVPVVSSDYGSLPETLQGGGELCERRDVRCFLESSKELLDSPELNRKLGSAGRRVVESRHSPGEVGRKLAELYTSLAE, encoded by the coding sequence TTGAGCCCAACTACAGTAATAGTTGCCTCCATGAGGGTAAAACTGATCGCCACCCGCAACAGAGTCGACGGCAAGTTCAGGACTGCTATTTCGTTGAGATTGCAACACCCACCAGGAGATGTTGAGTACGAAGTCTTTGAGGGATACCCCAGGCTTCCTCCGACTTTTAACGGTTACGAGAGAAGCTGGAGGACAGCGATTAACTGGACGCTGAGATTCGCAACACAACCGCTCATCCCTGTGAGGGGAGAAGTGGTGCATTCGTTCTTCCTAGACAATCTCTACATACCTCGAGGAAAGTGGGTCACAGAACTGGACCAACCCATATCCACATTTTTCACAGAGTACGCTAAGCTCAGCGGACTATCCAAGAGGGTCGGGGAACTGTTGTTTAGAACTTTGAATAGGAGAGCCGTAGTGGTGACGTGGACGGAGTGGAGTGCGGACGGACTTAAGGCAGATGGATTAGAGGACGTCAGGATCATACCACCTCCAATGGAAACGGGCTTCAGGAGACCTCACAGTAAATCGACCATCCTGTTCGTAGGATTGGACTACGACAGGAAGGGAGGGGAGGTGGCTGAACACGTCTTCCTTTCTATTGGTAAGGAACACAGGAAAATATGGATAGGCCAACCGAGGAGAAGACTGAAGGACGTAGAGTATGTGAATCCTTTGCCCCGGGAGAGACTGAGAGAACTTTTGATGGAGACCGATGTGCTCCTTTTCCCGAGCCAAGTTGAGGCTTACGGGTTCACAATGCTCGAGGCCATGAGCGTGGGAGTGCCAGTAGTGTCCTCTGACTACGGCTCGCTGCCGGAAACGCTTCAAGGAGGGGGGGAGTTATGCGAAAGGAGGGACGTAAGGTGTTTCTTGGAGTCCTCTAAGGAGCTACTTGACTCCCCTGAGCTGAACAGGAAGTTAGGTTCTGCAGGCAGGCGGGTCGTGGAGAGTAGACATTCACCGGGGGAAGTAGGACGTAAACTAGCCGAACTTTACACATCCTTGGCAGAGTGA
- a CDS encoding BlaI/MecI/CopY family transcriptional regulator, with the protein MDELGELERLVMEVVWSRGRAFVKDVHEELSRTRSLAPTTVSTVLDRLYRKGFLRRELVKEGGLRYIYYPKVTREEFQRSKIRRMATTILDSLEDPAFASILGDTNLKELKERLRRLASSESDRG; encoded by the coding sequence GTGGATGAGCTGGGAGAACTGGAGAGACTAGTCATGGAGGTGGTTTGGTCCAGAGGTAGAGCGTTCGTTAAGGACGTTCACGAGGAGCTCAGTCGCACAAGATCGCTTGCCCCCACCACGGTTTCGACTGTGCTTGACAGGCTCTACAGGAAGGGCTTCCTGCGGAGGGAGTTAGTAAAGGAGGGTGGGCTCAGGTATATTTACTACCCAAAGGTCACTAGGGAAGAATTCCAGAGGTCCAAGATAAGGAGAATGGCAACCACTATCTTGGACTCCCTAGAGGATCCAGCCTTCGCCTCTATATTGGGAGACACGAACTTGAAGGAGCTCAAGGAGAGACTGAGGAGACTTGCTTCCTCCGAGTCCGATAGAGGTTAG
- a CDS encoding M56 family metallopeptidase, with protein sequence MLPPSPIEVRLIRLGEAVALSVFLSLLGISLKRLWKVGPVLGAAPMVAYVSGYAHFLLDVWTRFGRIPLHLLAEPATLFVSSLTFLVVLRTFYVGLASRNYLEPHPELLRTFTEATRKVGVRAKLSVLDRGDPVVYTTISFTPRVVISVGALEGLGEEELAAVLYHELSHVKLGHMSLKVIYYATLVVAFLNPLQVRLYRMAINEMEKEADAMAASMVGGKALTSALVKLSEPLRY encoded by the coding sequence TTGCTTCCTCCGAGTCCGATAGAGGTTAGACTCATCCGCCTCGGGGAGGCGGTTGCGCTCTCAGTGTTTCTTTCCCTACTGGGGATTTCGTTGAAAAGACTCTGGAAGGTGGGCCCTGTACTTGGAGCCGCCCCCATGGTGGCTTACGTTTCAGGATACGCACATTTCTTGCTAGACGTTTGGACTAGGTTCGGGAGGATACCTCTTCACCTATTAGCGGAGCCTGCGACGCTCTTCGTAAGCTCTCTGACCTTCCTAGTCGTGTTGAGGACATTTTATGTCGGATTGGCCTCAAGGAACTACCTAGAACCCCATCCAGAGTTGTTGAGGACCTTCACCGAAGCAACTCGTAAGGTCGGGGTGAGGGCGAAGTTGTCGGTGCTTGACAGGGGAGATCCCGTTGTTTACACGACGATCTCGTTCACCCCCAGGGTGGTAATCTCCGTGGGGGCCTTGGAGGGCCTAGGAGAGGAAGAACTGGCAGCAGTGCTCTATCACGAGTTATCTCACGTAAAACTGGGTCACATGAGCCTAAAGGTGATCTATTATGCCACTCTAGTGGTTGCGTTCCTGAACCCGTTACAGGTGAGGCTGTATAGGATGGCCATAAACGAAATGGAGAAGGAGGCCGACGCCATGGCCGCTAGTATGGTCGGTGGGAAGGCTCTCACCTCTGCGTTAGTCAAATTGAGCGAGCCCCTAAGGTATTGA
- a CDS encoding amidase — protein MELRKRLEENRFNQYVQVLEWEGGLPIAVKDVIDVKGARTTAGSRVMEYVAEEDSSVVRRLKRAGFTPIAKANTHEFAIGATNTSSRFGPTRNPRDPSRITGGSSGGSAAAVAAGDVELALGTDTGGSIRIPAALCGVYGFKPTFGRVSRNGVVPMAWSLDHVGFIGRDLKLIVEAYKASKGYDSKDPSTTLNLSVPEKDRKYRRVGLIREMTEGTEVEKEFMKFVDKLSSTLEVEYVSLQDKGWSEARFVIAAVEAAAYHSKFLPERETLYFPDVISFLRMGMGLRGVDYVNAQRIRSEAVSYLSRIFKSFDLLICPTVKVRPPLLEEVLGKEVEWRVRLVSNTAPFNLTGNPALSVPINEMVGAQMVADLGEDLSLLEFVINTLGARSI, from the coding sequence TTGGAGCTGAGGAAGAGGCTTGAGGAAAATCGCTTCAACCAATACGTCCAGGTATTGGAGTGGGAAGGAGGACTACCCATAGCTGTGAAGGACGTAATTGACGTCAAGGGAGCGAGGACCACTGCCGGTTCGAGGGTGATGGAATACGTGGCAGAGGAGGACTCCTCAGTGGTGAGAAGACTGAAGAGGGCCGGGTTCACTCCCATAGCCAAGGCAAATACCCACGAGTTCGCCATAGGCGCTACAAACACTAGCAGCAGGTTCGGGCCCACGAGAAATCCCCGAGATCCGTCAAGGATCACCGGCGGTTCTAGCGGTGGCTCGGCTGCTGCCGTGGCGGCTGGGGACGTGGAGCTAGCTCTTGGAACTGACACTGGAGGCTCGATTAGGATACCGGCTGCACTATGCGGAGTCTACGGCTTCAAACCTACCTTCGGGAGAGTAAGTAGGAACGGTGTTGTGCCGATGGCGTGGAGCCTAGACCACGTCGGATTCATAGGAAGGGACCTGAAATTGATCGTGGAGGCCTACAAAGCCTCAAAGGGTTACGACAGTAAGGACCCAAGTACCACTCTCAACCTATCGGTACCAGAGAAGGATAGGAAGTATAGGAGGGTCGGCTTGATCAGGGAAATGACTGAGGGCACGGAGGTAGAGAAGGAGTTCATGAAATTCGTGGACAAGCTCAGTTCGACCTTAGAAGTAGAGTATGTCTCGCTCCAAGACAAGGGCTGGTCCGAGGCTCGATTCGTCATAGCTGCGGTCGAGGCAGCTGCCTACCACTCAAAGTTCCTGCCAGAACGGGAGACGCTTTACTTTCCAGATGTAATTTCCTTCCTAAGGATGGGGATGGGACTTAGAGGAGTAGACTACGTTAACGCCCAAAGGATCAGGAGCGAGGCAGTGTCGTACCTTTCAAGGATTTTCAAGTCGTTCGATTTACTCATTTGTCCGACGGTGAAGGTGAGGCCTCCTCTACTCGAGGAGGTCTTGGGAAAGGAAGTAGAGTGGAGAGTGAGATTGGTCTCCAACACGGCGCCCTTCAACCTAACCGGTAACCCAGCTCTCTCTGTCCCGATCAACGAGATGGTGGGGGCCCAAATGGTGGCAGACTTGGGAGAGGACCTCTCCCTGCTCGAGTTCGTCATCAATACCTTAGGGGCTCGCTCAATTTGA
- a CDS encoding ribonuclease P protein component 4, with protein MSELRERAEELMVEAVKLARSGEVELSRKYVRLALTYVAKGRVRLPREMRRSYCRRCFSPLVLGLTESRRVKRKTLIRRCLLCGWVRRYRLRGQTEES; from the coding sequence ATGAGCGAGCTCAGGGAGAGGGCCGAGGAACTAATGGTAGAGGCCGTCAAGCTTGCCCGCTCTGGAGAAGTCGAGCTCTCGAGAAAGTATGTGAGGCTGGCCCTAACCTACGTCGCGAAGGGGAGAGTTCGTTTACCTAGAGAAATGAGAAGGAGCTACTGTAGAAGGTGCTTCTCACCTCTCGTTCTTGGACTGACTGAGTCTAGGAGGGTAAAGAGGAAGACCTTAATACGTAGGTGTCTCCTCTGTGGGTGGGTGAGGAGGTATAGACTTCGAGGACAAACTGAAGAGAGTTAG
- a CDS encoding YhbY family RNA-binding protein, whose translation MKRVRKEGAKVSVGKRGLTEGSLNEISKRLKREGILKVRMRVAVEDRERFAVDASRRLGAKLLEVRGNTFIVVRDEASTGRGKGSS comes from the coding sequence CTGAAGAGAGTTAGGAAAGAAGGAGCGAAGGTGAGCGTCGGAAAGAGGGGGCTGACGGAAGGAAGCCTCAACGAGATCTCCAAGAGGTTGAAGAGGGAAGGAATACTCAAGGTGAGGATGAGGGTGGCAGTGGAGGATAGAGAGCGGTTCGCAGTCGATGCGTCTAGGAGACTCGGGGCTAAGTTATTGGAGGTGAGGGGGAACACGTTCATAGTGGTGAGGGATGAAGCTTCAACTGGTAGAGGGAAGGGGTCATCCTAA
- a CDS encoding DUF371 domain-containing protein translates to MKLQLVEGRGHPNVRATHRTTFELTRESHLTPRGDCIIAVSADKAAADLDRSFVQELRGGWIWIGLVVGSRVEVVKARGSIDITSSNKVKLIVRRSTFIEPATVGVSADKAAADLDRSFVQELRGGKRLVALLAASQRALEYREFLGVLVDHFPPLGGTLG, encoded by the coding sequence ATGAAGCTTCAACTGGTAGAGGGAAGGGGTCATCCTAACGTCAGGGCAACTCACAGGACCACCTTCGAGCTCACGAGGGAATCTCACCTAACCCCCCGCGGGGACTGCATTATCGCGGTCTCGGCCGACAAGGCCGCCGCCGACCTCGACAGGTCATTCGTTCAGGAGTTAAGGGGCGGTTGGATCTGGATCGGTTTGGTGGTGGGATCGAGGGTGGAAGTGGTGAAAGCCAGGGGGAGTATCGACATCACCTCCTCGAACAAGGTGAAGTTGATAGTGAGGAGGTCCACCTTCATTGAGCCCGCCACTGTGGGGGTCTCGGCCGACAAGGCCGCCGCCGACCTCGACAGGTCATTCGTTCAGGAGTTAAGGGGCGGAAAGAGACTGGTGGCCCTCCTTGCTGCATCCCAGAGGGCCTTGGAATATCGAGAGTTCCTTGGAGTACTCGTTGATCACTTTCCACCCCTTGGGGGGACTCTCGGCTAA
- a CDS encoding class I SAM-dependent methyltransferase, giving the protein MTLCAKVSRRDYENVKGRLKREAKFLPFVEGDYIYVPVSEPFGQVVECSPPQRENRRLSSLFPGVRGYYVVGHAAVIKHREGIDLENVAKFIAATNRRVKSVFLKEKVEGEYRVNKLRLVWGEDNSVVKFRENGLTFQVDLREVFVDPSMAQVRAEMGRNLKGGRVLDVFAGYGATSLHLAREGTQVVAGDLNPEAVKWALWNAKLNKLLHKVDVIRYDGHSLPFRDGAFEKCVADNPTSLWEFEEEICRVCKSVIGLALAESPPKGWKVINEYSKELSIFQGPLGCSKEGHQSLSAP; this is encoded by the coding sequence GTGACGCTCTGCGCCAAGGTTAGCAGAAGAGACTACGAGAATGTGAAGGGGAGGCTCAAAAGGGAGGCGAAGTTCCTCCCATTCGTTGAGGGGGACTACATTTACGTTCCGGTGAGTGAGCCTTTCGGACAGGTAGTGGAGTGCAGTCCGCCTCAAAGGGAGAACAGGAGACTCAGTTCGCTGTTCCCCGGTGTGAGGGGGTACTACGTAGTAGGGCACGCGGCAGTGATAAAACACAGAGAGGGAATCGACCTCGAGAATGTGGCTAAGTTCATAGCCGCTACCAACAGGAGGGTGAAGAGCGTCTTTCTCAAGGAGAAAGTGGAGGGTGAGTACAGGGTGAACAAATTGAGACTGGTGTGGGGTGAGGACAACTCCGTGGTCAAGTTTAGGGAGAACGGTCTCACCTTCCAAGTCGATCTGAGGGAGGTGTTCGTGGACCCCTCTATGGCTCAGGTTCGAGCGGAGATGGGAAGGAACCTGAAGGGAGGGAGGGTTTTAGACGTCTTCGCCGGTTACGGAGCCACCTCCCTCCACCTTGCAAGAGAGGGAACACAGGTCGTAGCGGGCGACCTCAACCCAGAGGCGGTGAAGTGGGCCCTGTGGAACGCGAAACTCAACAAACTATTACACAAGGTGGACGTGATCAGGTACGACGGCCACAGTTTACCCTTCAGAGACGGGGCGTTCGAGAAGTGTGTAGCCGACAATCCCACCTCCCTATGGGAGTTCGAGGAAGAGATTTGCAGGGTCTGCAAGTCTGTGATTGGCTTGGCCTTAGCCGAGAGTCCCCCCAAGGGGTGGAAAGTGATCAACGAGTACTCCAAGGAACTCTCGATATTCCAAGGCCCTCTGGGATGCAGCAAGGAGGGCCACCAGTCTCTTTCCGCCCCTTAA
- a CDS encoding NAD(P)/FAD-dependent oxidoreductase has product MSEYDMVVIGGGPVGMFTTFYAGLRDMRVLTVDAQDELGGQLVSLYPEKIIYDVGGYPAISAYELAQKLAEQMKTFGPDVRMKEYVDWIRQNEDKTWSVETNTGYKAKTKTVAIAVGLGRLAPSRLGAKGEEQYENRGVYYAVRRKSDFTGKRVMVVGGGDAAVDWALMLAPVAKSVTLIHRRDQFRALESNVKQLYRVAQVKTWHELKEVRGDGNKVTQAIIFDNRTKEEEVLDLDAVVISIGYKGDLGNMPKWGIAMRGREVLVNSRMETNLPGVYAVGDIVSQPDTPKLAIIAVGFGQAVIATSVAKKYIDPSASTFGGHSSEMDKFKK; this is encoded by the coding sequence ATGTCAGAGTACGACATGGTAGTCATAGGCGGAGGACCAGTTGGTATGTTCACTACCTTCTACGCGGGGCTGAGGGACATGAGGGTCCTTACGGTGGACGCCCAAGACGAACTCGGAGGACAGTTAGTGTCTCTTTACCCTGAAAAGATAATCTACGACGTAGGAGGCTACCCCGCCATATCAGCGTACGAGCTCGCTCAAAAGTTAGCTGAACAGATGAAAACCTTCGGTCCAGACGTCAGGATGAAGGAATACGTGGACTGGATAAGACAGAACGAAGATAAGACGTGGTCGGTGGAGACCAACACGGGGTATAAGGCTAAGACGAAGACAGTGGCGATAGCGGTGGGACTGGGTAGGCTGGCTCCCAGTAGACTTGGAGCTAAGGGAGAAGAACAGTACGAGAATAGGGGTGTGTATTACGCTGTGAGGCGAAAGAGCGACTTCACTGGTAAGCGTGTGATGGTGGTGGGCGGAGGTGACGCGGCCGTGGATTGGGCGCTTATGTTGGCTCCAGTGGCGAAGTCGGTCACCTTGATACATAGGAGGGACCAGTTCAGGGCCTTGGAGAGCAACGTCAAACAGCTCTACAGGGTGGCCCAGGTGAAGACTTGGCACGAGCTCAAGGAGGTTCGGGGAGATGGAAATAAGGTAACTCAAGCGATCATCTTCGACAACAGGACTAAGGAAGAGGAGGTGTTGGACTTAGACGCGGTGGTCATAAGCATAGGATACAAGGGAGATCTGGGAAACATGCCGAAGTGGGGGATAGCAATGAGGGGTAGGGAGGTACTGGTCAACTCCAGGATGGAAACTAACTTGCCTGGAGTATACGCCGTAGGGGACATCGTATCACAGCCAGACACTCCGAAATTAGCCATAATAGCGGTAGGCTTTGGACAGGCGGTAATAGCGACTAGCGTAGCTAAAAAATACATAGATCCCAGCGCATCTACTTTCGGCGGACACAGCTCCGAGATGGATAAGTTCAAGAAGTGA